In the genome of bacterium, the window CACGGAGCTGCGGCCCGCGGATTCGAGGCGCGACGTTCCGGCTCCGGCATTCGCCATTGCAACCAACATGGAATGCTCGCGTGCGTAGCCCGCGAGCCGTTCGCTGTCAGCGTGGATTCCCTCCGGTGAAACGAAGACTCCCGCCAGATACAGGGTTGCGCCGCGTTCAGCCGCCGCAGCTGCATGGGACGGATGGCTCGTATCTGCGCAGATCGCCAGCGCCGCCGAATGTCCAGCATCCTGGATCAACGGATCGAGGTTGCCGGGCACGAACACACCCGCCTCGCTCGAATGGACGTGCCGCTTGGTGTAGAGCCTGGTCTCCCTGCCGGCCTCGATCACGAAAGCTCCGATATGCAGGCCCGAAGCGAGACGAACGGGTGCACCTGCAACGAGGATGGTCTGCGTGGCGTCGGCCACCTCCTGCAGGGGCTTCAGCCGTTCGTCAGTCGCGGAGAAGGCCAGCTCCGCGGCAAGATCCAGCTCGTAGCCGGTGAGCGACAGCTCAGGGAAGACGACCCACCGAGCGCTGTGGGAGGACGCGGCTTCGGCCAGCCGCGCGTGGTGCTCGACGTTCGCACCGATCTCTCCTCGAACCGAATGGGCCTGTGCGACTGCGACCGTCGGCTCGTTCATGAGGAACTCGCTCTCCTGGGCTCGTGAACGTTCATCGGCCCCTCACGCCGGCCCGATCTCGAGGACCGACAGCTCTCCGGCGGGATGGATGGCCGCGACCTGCAGCCCCGCCTCCGCGACCAACTCCGAGATCTCTACGACCCCGCGCTCGCGAGCGCCGAAGTACACGAGCATTCGCAGGTTCATGTCCGTGCGGGGAGATTCCCCGTCGGCGCCGGTCTTCTCGATCACGAGAACGCGGCCGCTCGAGCCCGCAGCTTCGCCACACTGCCGCAGGATGGCGACGGCAGCCTCATCGTTCCAATCGTGAAGGACGGCGCATAACACATAGCCGCCGGCGCCGGGCGGGAGGGGTTCGAAGAAGCTCCCCGCGACGACCTCGCTTCGCTCTTCGAGCCCAGCCGCCCGAAGCGTCTCCCGCGCCGCAGCCACCGTTTGCGGTTGGTCGACCAACGTTCCCTGCAAGGACGCATCCGAGCCGAGCAGCGCCGCCAGAAGTGTCCCGTCGCCGCCTCCGACATCCACCACGTGCCCCAACGAACCCCACGGATAGGCTGGAACTACCTGCACAGCCCAGCCGGCGACGTCCCGGCCCATCTGCTCGTCGTAGCGAGCGGTACGATCCGCGTCGGAGGCGAGATCCTGCCAGAATGGATGCCCGTAGAG includes:
- a CDS encoding carbon-nitrogen hydrolase family protein yields the protein MNEPTVAVAQAHSVRGEIGANVEHHARLAEAASSHSARWVVFPELSLTGYELDLAAELAFSATDERLKPLQEVADATQTILVAGAPVRLASGLHIGAFVIEAGRETRLYTKRHVHSSEAGVFVPGNLDPLIQDAGHSAALAICADTSHPSHAAAAAERGATLYLAGVFVSPEGIHADSERLAGYAREHSMLVAMANAGAGTSRLESAGRSSVWSPEGTRIAHFEGLGAGVAVARKTDAGWIGESFAL
- a CDS encoding methyltransferase translates to MAIRVAATLRLADLVADGLDTAEELATAAEVDAVALGGVLRHLATAGILERSAAGRYVLTPRGTSLRDADPSGLRASLDLQGPLGRAELSFVHLLEAVRTGQASFPLLYGHPFWQDLASDADRTARYDEQMGRDVAGWAVQVVPAYPWGSLGHVVDVGGGDGTLLAALLGSDASLQGTLVDQPQTVAAARETLRAAGLEERSEVVAGSFFEPLPPGAGGYVLCAVLHDWNDEAAVAILRQCGEAAGSSGRVLVIEKTGADGESPRTDMNLRMLVYFGARERGVVEISELVAEAGLQVAAIHPAGELSVLEIGPA